A window of Solea solea chromosome 18, fSolSol10.1, whole genome shotgun sequence contains these coding sequences:
- the mapre3a gene encoding microtubule-associated protein RP/EB family member 3a isoform X1, producing the protein MAVNVYSTSVSIDNLSRHDMLAWVNDSLQLTYTKIEQLCSGAAYCQFMDMLFPGCILLKKVKFQAKLEHESIHNFKVLQAAFKRMSVDKIISVEKLVKGKFQDNFEFVQWFKKFFDANYDGKEYDPLLARQGQDMAPAPNPGDHFIHKPKRNPGPQRTSPTVPKNMPAPLQRVQHNTPALRKNPSLSRNGGGDAEIMELNQQLMELKLTVDGLEKERDFYFSKLRDIELICQEHESENSGVLSRIINILYATEEGFAPPEDEELEEQAHLDQDEY; encoded by the exons ATGGCAGTGAATGTGTACTCCACATCGGTGTCCATTGACAACCTCAGCCGACATGACATGCTGGCGTGGGTCAACGATTCCTTGCAACTCACCTACACCAAAATTGAACAGCTGTGTTCAG GTGCAGCCTATTGCCAGTTCATGGACATGTTGTTCCCAGGTTGCATCCTTCTGAAGAAGGTCAAATTTCAAGCCAAGTTGGAGCACGAGTCCATACACAACTTCAAAGTTCTTCAGGCAGCTTTTAAAAGGATGAGTGTTGACAAA ATTATTTCTGTGGAAAAGCTTGTAAAAGGGAAGTTCCAGGACAACTTTGAGTTCGTGCAGTGGTTCAAGAAGTTCTTCGATGCCAACTACGACGGGAAGGAGTACGACCCTTTGCTAGCCAGACAGGGACAGGACATGGCCCCTGCCCCCAACCCAGGTGATCactttatccacaaaccaaagagaAACCCAG GACCACAGAGGACGTCTCCGACGGTCCCTAAAAACATGCCAGCACCACTCCAGCGGGTCCAACACAACACTCCAGCCTTGAGGAAGAACCCATCTTTGTCTAGAAATGGGGGAGGGGATGCAGAGATCATGGAGCTAAATCAACAG TTAATGGAGTTGAAGTTGACCGTAGACGGACTAGAGAAGGAGCGAGACTTCTACTTCAGCAAACTACGGGATATCGAGCTGATCTGCCAGGAGCACGAGAGCGAAAACAGCGGCGTCCTCAGCAGGATAATCAACATTCTCTACGCAACAGAG GAAGGCTTTGCGCCTCCAGAAGATGAAGAACTTGAAGAACAAGCTCACCTGGACCAGGATGAATACTAA
- the mapre3a gene encoding microtubule-associated protein RP/EB family member 3a isoform X2, whose product MAVNVYSTSVSIDNLSRHDMLAWVNDSLQLTYTKIEQLCSGAAYCQFMDMLFPGCILLKKVKFQAKLEHESIHNFKVLQAAFKRMSVDKIISVEKLVKGKFQDNFEFVQWFKKFFDANYDGKEYDPLLARQGQDMAPAPNPGPQRTSPTVPKNMPAPLQRVQHNTPALRKNPSLSRNGGGDAEIMELNQQLMELKLTVDGLEKERDFYFSKLRDIELICQEHESENSGVLSRIINILYATEEGFAPPEDEELEEQAHLDQDEY is encoded by the exons ATGGCAGTGAATGTGTACTCCACATCGGTGTCCATTGACAACCTCAGCCGACATGACATGCTGGCGTGGGTCAACGATTCCTTGCAACTCACCTACACCAAAATTGAACAGCTGTGTTCAG GTGCAGCCTATTGCCAGTTCATGGACATGTTGTTCCCAGGTTGCATCCTTCTGAAGAAGGTCAAATTTCAAGCCAAGTTGGAGCACGAGTCCATACACAACTTCAAAGTTCTTCAGGCAGCTTTTAAAAGGATGAGTGTTGACAAA ATTATTTCTGTGGAAAAGCTTGTAAAAGGGAAGTTCCAGGACAACTTTGAGTTCGTGCAGTGGTTCAAGAAGTTCTTCGATGCCAACTACGACGGGAAGGAGTACGACCCTTTGCTAGCCAGACAGGGACAGGACATGGCCCCTGCCCCCAACCCAG GACCACAGAGGACGTCTCCGACGGTCCCTAAAAACATGCCAGCACCACTCCAGCGGGTCCAACACAACACTCCAGCCTTGAGGAAGAACCCATCTTTGTCTAGAAATGGGGGAGGGGATGCAGAGATCATGGAGCTAAATCAACAG TTAATGGAGTTGAAGTTGACCGTAGACGGACTAGAGAAGGAGCGAGACTTCTACTTCAGCAAACTACGGGATATCGAGCTGATCTGCCAGGAGCACGAGAGCGAAAACAGCGGCGTCCTCAGCAGGATAATCAACATTCTCTACGCAACAGAG GAAGGCTTTGCGCCTCCAGAAGATGAAGAACTTGAAGAACAAGCTCACCTGGACCAGGATGAATACTAA